Genomic segment of Xanthomonas sp. DAR 35659:
GCTCATGCAGCACGCCTTGGTCGGCTTCGACGCGGACACGCCGTTCCTGCGCGCGGCGCGTGCCGGGCTGCCGCGCTGGCGCCGCGACGCGTTCGCGCTGCGGGCCGACAGCGACCTGGCGCAACTGGCGCTGATCCGCGCCGGCTGCGGCATCGGCTTCTGCCAGGTCCCGCTGGCGCGGGGACTGACGCCGGTGCTGCCGCAGCAGGTGCGGCTGGGCCTGGACACCTGGATCACCATGCACCAGGACCTGCGCGGCAGCCCACCCTGCAGCGCCGTCTTCGCGGCGCTGGTGGAAGCGATGACCGCGCACATTGGCTGAGCCATGCGTCCGCATTTCAGGTCGATGGCACGCGATACCCGCCGCGCAGCGCCCCCTCAGCCGAGCATGGCGCCATCGCGATCCCCGATTCCCAGCCTTGCATGCGCACGCACGTGGGCCGAGTCAGTCACCCGATCGGCGCTGCATCTCAGGCAGACGGCGCATGCGCGGCCCCCACCGCGCAGCGCCGCCAAACCTTCAGCCGACCATGCCGCCGTTACGATTTCCCATTCCCGAATCCCCACTCCCAGCTCTCAAGGCATCGTCAACGCAATCGGCGTGGACTTCATCGCCGCGGAGATCGACGGGAACGGGTCCACGCTCGCCATCGTGATCACGTCGTCGATCGAGACCACGTCGCAGGTGATGCTGTCGTCGTTGACGCACAGGTAGGCCGCCGCGCCCACGCCCGGCTCGTACACCGCCTTCCACACGTATTCCGGCACTTCCACCTTGTCGGTGCCGATGGTGGCCGGCGTGTTGTCGAAGGCCGGGCCGGTGACCACATAGAGCTCGCCGCGCTGCTTGGCCAACTGCCGCACCTGCTCTTCGATGCGCGCCCATTCGCCGGTGTTGAGCTTGTGGTCCTGCGGGACCACGTTGGCCATCGAGAAGGTCTCCTTCTCCGAACTCTCGGTCGAGGCGTCGCCGGCCGGGGTCATGTGGCCGCGGTCGAAACCGGTGTTGGTGTAATCGGAACTCTTGGAGCGGTCGGCGGCGGGAATGGCGGTTTCCTCGTGGAACGAGCCGACCCGGCCGATCGCCTCGGCGCCGGCGACCTGCTGGTCGGTCAGGTGCTCGGCCGAGTACAGCGGGCCCTTGGTCACGCCCGAGGCCAGGATGGCGTATTCGGTGTGGCAGACCTCGGTGGTGCGCGCGCTCAGCGAGGCATCCACGCTCGGCGGCTTGCCGCCCGCGTACAGCGTGGCGCAACTGGTGGCGGCCATCGCCGTGTGGGCCGCGAACAGGCCGAACAGAACCAGACAACCGCGCAGGGAGAAGGACATCGCGTACCTCGCTAACCAGGGGGAGTGAAGAAACTGGCAAGGGGCGATGTCGGAACGATGACCGTTCGATGTGGCGTGCATGGCAACTGCGCCGCCGGTCGCGTTTTGAACGGCCGGCGGCAATACGATTGCCTGGTGACCTAAGGCTTCATCCCCGCCGCGGTCGGACGCATTCGTATTCGATAAGCGTTCTCATCTACAATGCCGGGCCGCCTTCCGACCCCGTCCCCTGCCGTGATCAAGACGCTGTTGTTCCAGCTGCACTGGCTGCTCGGCATCAGCGCCGGGCTGGTGCTGTCGGTGATGGCGCTGAGCGGGGCCACGCTGGCGTTCGAGGACGAGATCGTGCGCTGGGCCAACCCGCCGCTGCGCGCGGCCGCTGAGCGTCATGCGGCCGGCGCCGCCCCGCTGCCGCTGGCCGAACTGGCGCGGCGCCTGGACCTGGGCGGCACGCACCGCACCACGCGCCTGCTGATCGATCCCACCGGCACCCGCCCGTCCAACGTGCGCCTGACCGGCGGCGGCGATGGCCGCCTGTACTTCGATC
This window contains:
- a CDS encoding DNA/RNA non-specific endonuclease yields the protein MSFSLRGCLVLFGLFAAHTAMAATSCATLYAGGKPPSVDASLSARTTEVCHTEYAILASGVTKGPLYSAEHLTDQQVAGAEAIGRVGSFHEETAIPAADRSKSSDYTNTGFDRGHMTPAGDASTESSEKETFSMANVVPQDHKLNTGEWARIEEQVRQLAKQRGELYVVTGPAFDNTPATIGTDKVEVPEYVWKAVYEPGVGAAAYLCVNDDSITCDVVSIDDVITMASVDPFPSISAAMKSTPIALTMP